The Bacteroidales bacterium genome includes a window with the following:
- a CDS encoding DUF493 domain-containing protein: MQLSQNPFGNNEKIKFPVNYDLKIILIANNKHKENIALIEVVLNKLDISFLNWRHKDSGKGKYTSYTVHVRIINEALMKNLYLELRTVPGFKMAI; the protein is encoded by the coding sequence ATGCAGCTTTCTCAAAACCCCTTTGGAAATAATGAAAAAATTAAGTTTCCGGTCAATTACGACTTGAAGATTATTCTTATTGCTAATAATAAACACAAAGAAAATATCGCTTTAATAGAAGTGGTATTAAACAAATTGGATATTTCTTTTTTAAATTGGCGACATAAAGATAGTGGCAAAGGAAAATATACCAGTTATACTGTTCATGTTCGTATTATTAACGAAGCATTAATGAAAAATCTATATTTAGAATTACGAACAGTTCCCGGTTTTAAAATGGCTATTTAA
- a CDS encoding ABC transporter ATP-binding protein produces the protein MIEIRDISKSYGDIPALKSLSLNIKKGEFYSLLGPNGAGKTTTINLLGGLFPPDTGTISINGFDRVLDAKALKNTIGIVPQEIALYEDLTAIENLRFWAKINKMDKKGLDDRILEVLTFLGLTDRAKENIGKYSGGMKRRINIAAALLHDPDVIFFDEPTVGIDPQSRTFIYSIFKELQKQGKTILYTSHYLEEVEKLSHRIGIIDYGKLIIEGTFEELLKASGLKEAIHIHYKEIDEEKLKALISDDFIKTSLNRKGSIDNNRLVFIGDNRSSDLSTLIALFNKYNIDIEQIEIKTVDLEAIYLHYTKSDLRD, from the coding sequence ATGATTGAAATTAGGGATATATCAAAATCATATGGCGATATACCCGCCCTTAAATCTCTAAGTTTAAATATTAAAAAAGGAGAGTTTTACAGCCTATTGGGTCCTAATGGTGCGGGAAAAACTACTACCATAAATCTTTTGGGAGGCTTATTTCCGCCTGATACGGGAACTATTTCTATTAACGGATTTGATAGGGTTTTAGATGCAAAAGCATTAAAAAACACAATTGGTATTGTTCCCCAAGAAATTGCTTTGTACGAAGATCTAACGGCCATCGAAAACCTTCGCTTTTGGGCGAAAATTAATAAAATGGATAAAAAAGGTTTAGATGATCGTATCCTCGAGGTTTTAACTTTTTTGGGTCTTACTGATCGCGCCAAAGAGAATATTGGGAAATACAGTGGCGGTATGAAACGAAGAATTAATATTGCTGCCGCCTTGCTTCACGACCCTGACGTTATCTTTTTTGATGAACCTACCGTTGGAATTGATCCGCAAAGTCGCACCTTTATTTATTCCATTTTTAAGGAGCTGCAAAAGCAAGGAAAAACCATTTTATATACTTCTCATTACTTAGAAGAGGTTGAAAAACTTTCTCATCGAATTGGAATTATCGATTACGGAAAACTTATAATTGAAGGTACTTTTGAAGAATTATTGAAGGCTTCTGGATTAAAAGAAGCTATTCACATTCACTATAAAGAAATAGACGAAGAAAAACTAAAGGCTCTCATTTCAGATGATTTTATTAAAACTTCTCTGAACAGAAAAGGCAGCATAGATAACAACCGCTTAGTATTTATTGGCGATAATCGCTCTTCAGATTTAAGCACTTTAATTGCTCTTTTTAATAAATACAACATTGATATTGAGCAGATTGAAATAAAAACCGTTGATCTTGAAGCCATTTATTTGCATTATACAAAATCAGACTTAAGAGATTAG